A single Elaeis guineensis isolate ETL-2024a chromosome 15, EG11, whole genome shotgun sequence DNA region contains:
- the LOC105058127 gene encoding omega-hydroxypalmitate O-feruloyl transferase: MAKQNGNSEVTITITRSEPVFVYPAEETADEYYFLSNLDQNIAVIMKSVHLFKANETRGSEDAGRVIKEALAKILVHFYPLAGSLTISSEGKLIVKCDGHGVPFVEAVAECAMEVLGDISTPDSEKLGKLVYIDPRAKNLLETPLLTVQVTRFKCGSFVLGLAMNHCMVDGLSCMDFLSSWAEVARGRPLSTPPFLDRTILRARQPPKPEFPHHEFDDIEDVSNLTELYNSEPLQHRSFIFDADKLGRLKQMVMEGGPIEGYTSFVALTGLIWRARTRALKMSRHQDTKLLFAVDGRTRLEPHLPVGFFGNGIVLACCLCKAEELLDRPLSFAVQLVQTAIHEINNAFIRSAIDYYETTRARPSLSATLLVTTWTQLNFNSLDFGWGNAIQTGSVDLPQKEVALFLRHWKERKSIVVALGLPGHCMEVFEELMDF; the protein is encoded by the exons ATGGCGAAGCAAAATGGCAATAGTGAAGTCACCATCACCATAACAAGATCGGAGCCGGTGTTCGTCTATCCAGCCGAAGAAACCGCCGACGAGTACTACTTCCTATCCAACCTAGACCAGAACATTGCTGTAATTATGAAATCGGTGCACCTCTTCAAGGCGAACGAGACGAGGGGCAGCGAGGATGCCGGCCGAGTGATAAAGGAGGCTCTTGCCAAGATTCTGGTCCATTTCTACCCTCTTGCAGGAAGCCTCACAATCAGCTCGGAGGGTAAGCTGATCGTTAAGTGTGATGGCCATGGAGTGCCGTTTGTGGAGGCAGTGGCTGAATGTGCCATGGAAGTATTAGGAGATATCTCCACTCCGGATTCTGAGAAGCTTGGAAAGCTCGTCTATATTGATCCAAGAGCTAAGAACCTCTTGGAGACGCCTCTCCTAACGGTTCAG GTAACAAGGTTCAAGTGTGGCAGTTTTGTCTTGGGCCTAGCCATGAACCACTGCATGGTTGATGGGCTCTCGTGCATGGATTTCCTCAGCTCATGGGCTGAGGTCGCTCGCGGCCGCCCCCTCTCCACCCCGCCCTTCTTGGACCGGACCATCCTACGGGCTCGACAGCCCCCCAAGCCCGAATTTCCTCACCACGAGTTTGACGACATCGAAGACGTCTCCAATCTCACCGAGCTCTACAACTCCGAACCACTCCAACACCGGTCGTTTATCTTCGATGCCGATAAGCTGGGCCGGCTGAAACAAATGGTCATGGAGGGTGGGCCCATAGAGGGCTACACAAGCTTCGTAGCGCTAACGGGCCTGATCTGGCGGGCCAGAACTAGGGCCTTGAAAATGAGCCGCCACCAAGACACTAAGTTGTTGTTCGCGGTGGATGGCCGAACCCGGTTGGAGCCACACCTCCCGGTTGGGTTTTTTGGGAATGGGATCGTTCTAGCCTGCTGCCTATGTAAGGCCGAGGAGCTCTTGGACCGGCCGCTATCTTTCGCGGTCCAATTAGTCCAGACCGCGATCCACGAGATAAACAATGCGTTCATCCGGTCTGCGATCGATTACTACGAGACAACCCGGGCGAGACCGTCGCTGTCAGCAACGCTGCTGGTGACCACATGGACCCAGTTGAATTTTAACAGCTTGGATTTTGGATGGGGCAACGCGATTCAAACCGGTTCGGTCGATCTGCCACAAAAGGAGGTGGCTTTGTTTCTTCGCCattggaaggagaggaagagcATCGTGGTGGCGTTGGGATTACCGGGTCATTGCATGGAGGTTTTTGAAGAGCTGATGGATTTCTAG